In Aedes albopictus strain Foshan chromosome 3, AalbF5, whole genome shotgun sequence, the following are encoded in one genomic region:
- the LOC109411988 gene encoding mucin-2 isoform X2 — MHIWRSVILQTCILITCHIPLYQCSVRIATPARVLAARTGATQFQEYADDGRNVGRGEQQSRRFQKRLIADTGDIDIENYQGVVGRSGIDFPVLTGIPNTNFNCRQYGNGYFADLDTKCQVFHICDEGKKISFLCPNGTIFRQLDLICDWWFKVDCAAAPNHYAESSEMLTQAQRARIQSKHPIPQPIKSPEQFSLNVQRKHAILNGPLGPNLDALAFNRRMDTSVEESNESIDFEDISLKRNNVRRSNKVSRAEKASSEETQTADETASFVRGGKALNGYSYPTPEKLFEGSNSKQEGYNYDKPIKVLNKNDNPAATLSRTAKVLENNLGQQFGQKNSFTFDAKPFITRATEAPTTITSTTTKQQTLRATTSSSISRGSTTHQTSSLNQKSDRKPSITVDLKSSKPSIPSPTPENLNFPAYTTARKPSTKAKDKPFYTPTIPTVTNRASSTEQTTPFAPTSATISGAAEHAMEMMKTLQELDMSEPVVENRPGVEVPPSSGPNALHSLALYFADDSGANTTTTTTTSPIEIRIQTEKLQTEENRPSVSASLLSQRTLDRYQQLFNAKTPSTTTESLEFETRFSDDPGNDLEGQYSRHPIFGTSASPQIRELAQVFTHALSAYLQDPDTFRRILSEIRPKAPPQLIVSNQIDQTKHGKNDDISAEEASYFSPRNQITPAPRAALTEDLEVLDFSDVTLPTTVKRETTMGVSETTTEIPSTTQVIPTAGLPKATDGARKTPASNLVTDELEKTATAYRERQSKALKPQKDDRKNDLADEVNEELGTLKPPAYKAVESLEDFDEKVDNSSYFPARGGYDRKSTPTPYALSDTQAVPLKWGDELSTQTTIADSAPTVHYELQPPRHGKSNPLDQPSKVFLPPDRDDALEDDEQLQRAQSQSIVASRNSIGGNKKPKTIYSFLNLDKALQENGKLTATTADILTTTVAPSTIKGHYITKQFKGENFEATTIPSDIATPSIPDIGKITPNEKTTLSYTVFLDPLTINDGLMDSEEEEAEGGKTTILNAHTYLPRSQKKSTNAYVVSTTPTTSTTAVKTGIAARRGKSKKVSEEESNENELMETMQRKANQMFGDLNDSEADHLMNVMKTADTNKSVRRLILLLIQTCDDDYNKTVEDSRKALLNALISMDSQEDDSSEIRIVKSRSSKRTKSTKTPTTISTTTTTIATPITTYRNSQFERLTGTTAELDLDSRGSFETTTSGYEETKSTIVDLSTETATRFYENRLGDDSETTTPAISLFPEQYTTTGIPTTTLDYDTTTNAITTTEVPTTMVPSTISTTTRTSAEPTTPRRSAALRESPTSSSRTQKSLGTATDYVAETNRNSFNHHSDTRALELLRSLYSLASRWG, encoded by the exons GTATACTGATAACCTGTCACATCCCCTTGTACCAGTGCTCTGTG CGAATCGCAACACCAGCACGTGTACTAGCAGCACGAACAGGTGCAACACAATTCCAAGAATATGCAGATGATGGCAGAAATGTCGGGAGAGGGGAACAGCAAAGCAGAAGATTTCAGAAACGACTTATCGCCGATACCGGGGATATCGACATCGAAAACTACCAGGGTGTGGTCGGTCGTTCTGGAATAGATTTTCCAGTCCTAACCGGAATACCCAACACGAACTTCAACTGTCGTCAGTATGGCAATGGATACTTTGCCGATCTGGACACAAAATGTCAG GTTTTCCATATTTGTGATGAGGGGAAGAAGATATCATTTCTGTGTCCAAACGGTACCATTTTTCGTCAGCTGGATTTGATCTGCGACTGGTGGTTCAAGGTGGACTGTGCGGCCGCTCCGAACCACTATGCCGAGAGTTCGGAAATGCTCACCCAGGCACAGCGGGCGCGAATTCAAAGCAAGCACCCGATACCCCAGCCAATCAAATCACCTGAACAGTTCTCACTAAACGTTCAACGAAAACATGCGATCCTGAACGGACCATTGGGACCCAACCTAGACGCGTTAGCCTTCAACAGACGCATGGACACTAGTGTTGAAGAATCCAATGAGAGTATAGATTTTGAAGACATCTCGTTAAAACGAAACAATGTCCGAAGAAGCAATAAGGTTTCCAGAGCTGAGAAAGCCAGTTCTGAAGAAACGCAAACTGCAGACGAAACGGCTTCATTTGTTCGTGGTGGAAAGGCTCTGAATGGTTACAGCTATCCAACTCCGGAGAAACTATTCGAAGGAAGTAATTCGAAACAAGAAGGATACAATTATGACAAACCCATTAAAGTTTTGAATAAAAACGATAATCCGGCAGCAACGTTATCGCGAACTGCTAAGGTTTTGGAGAACAATTTGGGTCAACAGTTTGGTCAGAAAAATTCGTTTACATTTGATGCAAAACCATTCATTACGAGAGCTACCGAAGCACCAACAACAATAACATCCACGACCACGAAACAACAAACGCTCAGAGCGACTACATCGTCTTCTATAAGTAGGGGAAGCACCACACATCAAACTAGTTCTCTTAATCAAAAATCAGATCGTAAACCATCAATAACAGTCGACCTTAAAAGCTCCAAACCATCCATACCAAGTCCAACACCTGAGAATTTAAACTTTCCAGCATACACTACTGCCAGGAAGCCCAGTACAAAAGCAAAGGACAAACCATTTTATACCCCGACAATTCCGACCGTAACGAACCGAGCGTCCTCAACAGAACAAACTACTCCATTTGCCCCTACGTCAGCCACAATTTCAGGAGCAGCTGAACATGCCATGGAAATGATGAAGACATTACAAGAACTGGATATGTCTGAACCTGTGGTAGAAAACCGTCCGGGCGTGGAAGTTCCGCCTTCATCGGGACCAAATGCGCTACACTCTTTAGCTCTCTACTTCGCTGATGATTCCGGAGCCAAtacgacgacaacaacaacaacaagcccAATTGAAATACGGATACAGACTGAAAAGTTGCAAACGGAAGAAAACCGACCATCTGTGAGCGCCTCATTATTGAGTCAAAGGACACTCGATAGATACCAACAGCTCTTCAATGCGAAAACTCCCAGCACAACTACTGAGAGCTTGGAATTCGAGACGCGTTTTTCAGACGACCCCGGTAATGATTTAGAAGGTCAATATTCACGGCATCCTATTTTTGGAACATCTGCTTCCCCACAGATCCGTGAGCTGGCACAAGTGTTTACTCATGCCTTGTCTGCCTACCTGCAAGACCCTGACACATTCCGCCGTATTTTATCGGAAATTAGACCCAAAGCCCCCCCACAGCTGATTGTGTCTAACCAGATTGACCAGACAAAACATGGCAAAAATGACGACATATCAGCCGAGGAGGCGTCTTATTTCTCCCCGCGTAATCAAATAACTCCTGCTCCGCGAGCGGCTCTCACGGAAGACTTGGAAGTCCTGGATTTCTCGGATGTCACTCTGCCAACAACAGTCAAACGAGAAACTACTATGGGGGTCTCAGAAACAACCACCGAAATTCCATCTACTACACAGGTCATTCCTACTGCTGGTCTTCCGAAGGCAACCGATGGTGCAAGAAAAACACCCGCATCTAATCTTGTAACCGACGAGCTTGAAAAAACTGCAACTGCCTATAGGGAGAGACAGTCGAAAGCTCTCAAACCACAAAAAGACGACAGAAAGAATGATTTGGCCGATGAAGTTAACGAAGAATTAGGAACCTTGAAACCACCTGCCTATAAAGCCGTTGAAAGTCTTGAAGATTTTGATGAAAAGGTTGACAATTCCAGCTATTTTCCGGCACGTGGCGGATACGATCGAAAGTCAACTCCTACACCCTATG CTCTTTCAGATACGCAAGCGGTGCCACTCAAGTGGGGAGACGAACTCTCAACGCAGACAACAATCGCGGATTCCGCACCGACGGTTCATTATGAGCTGCAACCACCACGCCATGGTAAATCAAATCCTCTAGATCAACCCAGCAAAGTGTTCCTACCACCTGATCGCGATGATGCCCTAGAGGACGATGAACAACTACAACGGGCGCAGAGTCAATCAATTGTAGCTAGTCGAAACTCTATTGGAGGTAATAAGAAACCTAAAACCATCTACAGTTTTCTTAACTTAGACAAGGCCTTGCAAGAAAATGGCAAATTAACTGCGACTACCGCGGATATTCTAACTACAACTGTTGCACCAAGCACGATCAAAGGCCATTACATTACGAAGCAGTTTAAGGGTGAAAACTTCGAAGCAACTACCATTCCTAGCGATATCGCAACACCGTCTATTCCAGACATCGGGAAAATTACTCCAAATGAGAAGACTACGCTTTCCTACACAGTGTTTCTTGATCCATTGACCATCAACGACGGTCTGATGGATTCAGAGGAAGAGGAAGCCGAAGGAGGTAAGACAACCATACTGAATGCTCACACATATCTACCTAGAAGCCAGAAGAAGTCAACTAATGCATATGTCGTATCTACGACTCCTACTACATCGACAACCGCTGTGAAAACAGGAATAGCGGCACGccgaggcaaaagcaaaaaggTAAGCGAAGAGGAGTCAAATGAAAACGAACTAATGGAAACGATGCAGCGGAAGGCCAATCAAATGTTTGGCGATCTCAATGACAGCGAGGCGGATCATTTGATGAATGTGATGAAGACTGCTGACACGAATAAGTCAGTTCGCCGATTGATCTTGTTGCTCATACAAACGTGTGACGATGATTATAACAAAACGGTTGAAGACTCCAGGAAGGCACTACTCAATGCATTAATCAGCATGGACAGTCAGGAAGATGACAGTAGTGAAATTCGTATCGTGAAATCAAGATCAAGCAAAAGGACCAAGAGTACCAAAACCCCAACAACAATTTCAACAACCACCACTACTATTGCGACACCAATTACTACTTATCGAAATTCACAATTTGAGAGGCTCACCGGCACTACCGCCGAACTAGATCTGGATAGTAGAGGCAGTTTTGAGACCACAACTTCAGGTTATGAAGAAACGAAGTCAACTATTGTAGATCTATCAACAGAAACTGCTACAAGATTTTACGAAAATCGACTTGGTGATGATTCTGAAACGACCACCCCAGCAATCAGCTTGTTTCCGGAACAGTATACCACGACGGGCATTCCCACTACCACGCTTGACTATGATACCACAACAAACGCAATAACCACGACTGAGGTTCCCACAACAATGGTACCGTCTACCATATCCACTACTACACGAACGTCGGCTGAACCAACCACACCAAGGAGGAGCGCAGCCCTCAGGGAATCCCCTACTAGCAGTAGTAGGACGCAAAAGAGTCTTGGTACTGCGACCGATTACGTTGCTGAGACCAACCGCAACAGCTTCAACCATCACTCGGACACCAGGGCCCTAGAGTTACTCAGATCGCTGTATTCGTTGGCGTCTCGATGGGGCTAA
- the LOC109411988 gene encoding mucin-5AC isoform X1, whose translation MHIWRSVILQTCILITCHIPLYQCSVRIATPARVLAARTGATQFQEYADDGRNVGRGEQQSRRFQKRLIADTGDIDIENYQGVVGRSGIDFPVLTGIPNTNFNCRQYGNGYFADLDTKCQVFHICDEGKKISFLCPNGTIFRQLDLICDWWFKVDCAAAPNHYAESSEMLTQAQRARIQSKHPIPQPIKSPEQFSLNVQRKHAILNGPLGPNLDALAFNRRMDTSVEESNESIDFEDISLKRNNVRRSNKVSRAEKASSEETQTADETASFVRGGKALNGYSYPTPEKLFEGSNSKQEGYNYDKPIKVLNKNDNPAATLSRTAKVLENNLGQQFGQKNSFTFDAKPFITRATEAPTTITSTTTKQQTLRATTSSSISRGSTTHQTSSLNQKSDRKPSITVDLKSSKPSIPSPTPENLNFPAYTTARKPSTKAKDKPFYTPTIPTVTNRASSTEQTTPFAPTSATISGAAEHAMEMMKTLQELDMSEPVVENRPGVEVPPSSGPNALHSLALYFADDSGANTTTTTTTSPIEIRIQTEKLQTEENRPSVSASLLSQRTLDRYQQLFNAKTPSTTTESLEFETRFSDDPGNDLEGQYSRHPIFGTSASPQIRELAQVFTHALSAYLQDPDTFRRILSEIRPKAPPQLIVSNQIDQTKHGKNDDISAEEASYFSPRNQITPAPRAALTEDLEVLDFSDVTLPTTVKRETTMGVSETTTEIPSTTQVIPTAGLPKATDGARKTPASNLVTDELEKTATAYRERQSKALKPQKDDRKNDLADEVNEELGTLKPPAYKAVESLEDFDEKVDNSSYFPARGGYDRKSTPTPYGKDVKPANSTPITDTYPTALSDTQAVPLKWGDELSTQTTIADSAPTVHYELQPPRHGKSNPLDQPSKVFLPPDRDDALEDDEQLQRAQSQSIVASRNSIGGNKKPKTIYSFLNLDKALQENGKLTATTADILTTTVAPSTIKGHYITKQFKGENFEATTIPSDIATPSIPDIGKITPNEKTTLSYTVFLDPLTINDGLMDSEEEEAEGGKTTILNAHTYLPRSQKKSTNAYVVSTTPTTSTTAVKTGIAARRGKSKKVSEEESNENELMETMQRKANQMFGDLNDSEADHLMNVMKTADTNKSVRRLILLLIQTCDDDYNKTVEDSRKALLNALISMDSQEDDSSEIRIVKSRSSKRTKSTKTPTTISTTTTTIATPITTYRNSQFERLTGTTAELDLDSRGSFETTTSGYEETKSTIVDLSTETATRFYENRLGDDSETTTPAISLFPEQYTTTGIPTTTLDYDTTTNAITTTEVPTTMVPSTISTTTRTSAEPTTPRRSAALRESPTSSSRTQKSLGTATDYVAETNRNSFNHHSDTRALELLRSLYSLASRWG comes from the exons GTATACTGATAACCTGTCACATCCCCTTGTACCAGTGCTCTGTG CGAATCGCAACACCAGCACGTGTACTAGCAGCACGAACAGGTGCAACACAATTCCAAGAATATGCAGATGATGGCAGAAATGTCGGGAGAGGGGAACAGCAAAGCAGAAGATTTCAGAAACGACTTATCGCCGATACCGGGGATATCGACATCGAAAACTACCAGGGTGTGGTCGGTCGTTCTGGAATAGATTTTCCAGTCCTAACCGGAATACCCAACACGAACTTCAACTGTCGTCAGTATGGCAATGGATACTTTGCCGATCTGGACACAAAATGTCAG GTTTTCCATATTTGTGATGAGGGGAAGAAGATATCATTTCTGTGTCCAAACGGTACCATTTTTCGTCAGCTGGATTTGATCTGCGACTGGTGGTTCAAGGTGGACTGTGCGGCCGCTCCGAACCACTATGCCGAGAGTTCGGAAATGCTCACCCAGGCACAGCGGGCGCGAATTCAAAGCAAGCACCCGATACCCCAGCCAATCAAATCACCTGAACAGTTCTCACTAAACGTTCAACGAAAACATGCGATCCTGAACGGACCATTGGGACCCAACCTAGACGCGTTAGCCTTCAACAGACGCATGGACACTAGTGTTGAAGAATCCAATGAGAGTATAGATTTTGAAGACATCTCGTTAAAACGAAACAATGTCCGAAGAAGCAATAAGGTTTCCAGAGCTGAGAAAGCCAGTTCTGAAGAAACGCAAACTGCAGACGAAACGGCTTCATTTGTTCGTGGTGGAAAGGCTCTGAATGGTTACAGCTATCCAACTCCGGAGAAACTATTCGAAGGAAGTAATTCGAAACAAGAAGGATACAATTATGACAAACCCATTAAAGTTTTGAATAAAAACGATAATCCGGCAGCAACGTTATCGCGAACTGCTAAGGTTTTGGAGAACAATTTGGGTCAACAGTTTGGTCAGAAAAATTCGTTTACATTTGATGCAAAACCATTCATTACGAGAGCTACCGAAGCACCAACAACAATAACATCCACGACCACGAAACAACAAACGCTCAGAGCGACTACATCGTCTTCTATAAGTAGGGGAAGCACCACACATCAAACTAGTTCTCTTAATCAAAAATCAGATCGTAAACCATCAATAACAGTCGACCTTAAAAGCTCCAAACCATCCATACCAAGTCCAACACCTGAGAATTTAAACTTTCCAGCATACACTACTGCCAGGAAGCCCAGTACAAAAGCAAAGGACAAACCATTTTATACCCCGACAATTCCGACCGTAACGAACCGAGCGTCCTCAACAGAACAAACTACTCCATTTGCCCCTACGTCAGCCACAATTTCAGGAGCAGCTGAACATGCCATGGAAATGATGAAGACATTACAAGAACTGGATATGTCTGAACCTGTGGTAGAAAACCGTCCGGGCGTGGAAGTTCCGCCTTCATCGGGACCAAATGCGCTACACTCTTTAGCTCTCTACTTCGCTGATGATTCCGGAGCCAAtacgacgacaacaacaacaacaagcccAATTGAAATACGGATACAGACTGAAAAGTTGCAAACGGAAGAAAACCGACCATCTGTGAGCGCCTCATTATTGAGTCAAAGGACACTCGATAGATACCAACAGCTCTTCAATGCGAAAACTCCCAGCACAACTACTGAGAGCTTGGAATTCGAGACGCGTTTTTCAGACGACCCCGGTAATGATTTAGAAGGTCAATATTCACGGCATCCTATTTTTGGAACATCTGCTTCCCCACAGATCCGTGAGCTGGCACAAGTGTTTACTCATGCCTTGTCTGCCTACCTGCAAGACCCTGACACATTCCGCCGTATTTTATCGGAAATTAGACCCAAAGCCCCCCCACAGCTGATTGTGTCTAACCAGATTGACCAGACAAAACATGGCAAAAATGACGACATATCAGCCGAGGAGGCGTCTTATTTCTCCCCGCGTAATCAAATAACTCCTGCTCCGCGAGCGGCTCTCACGGAAGACTTGGAAGTCCTGGATTTCTCGGATGTCACTCTGCCAACAACAGTCAAACGAGAAACTACTATGGGGGTCTCAGAAACAACCACCGAAATTCCATCTACTACACAGGTCATTCCTACTGCTGGTCTTCCGAAGGCAACCGATGGTGCAAGAAAAACACCCGCATCTAATCTTGTAACCGACGAGCTTGAAAAAACTGCAACTGCCTATAGGGAGAGACAGTCGAAAGCTCTCAAACCACAAAAAGACGACAGAAAGAATGATTTGGCCGATGAAGTTAACGAAGAATTAGGAACCTTGAAACCACCTGCCTATAAAGCCGTTGAAAGTCTTGAAGATTTTGATGAAAAGGTTGACAATTCCAGCTATTTTCCGGCACGTGGCGGATACGATCGAAAGTCAACTCCTACACCCTATGGTAAGGACGTTAAACCAGCAAATAGCACTCCAATAACGGATACATATCCAACAGCTCTTTCAGATACGCAAGCGGTGCCACTCAAGTGGGGAGACGAACTCTCAACGCAGACAACAATCGCGGATTCCGCACCGACGGTTCATTATGAGCTGCAACCACCACGCCATGGTAAATCAAATCCTCTAGATCAACCCAGCAAAGTGTTCCTACCACCTGATCGCGATGATGCCCTAGAGGACGATGAACAACTACAACGGGCGCAGAGTCAATCAATTGTAGCTAGTCGAAACTCTATTGGAGGTAATAAGAAACCTAAAACCATCTACAGTTTTCTTAACTTAGACAAGGCCTTGCAAGAAAATGGCAAATTAACTGCGACTACCGCGGATATTCTAACTACAACTGTTGCACCAAGCACGATCAAAGGCCATTACATTACGAAGCAGTTTAAGGGTGAAAACTTCGAAGCAACTACCATTCCTAGCGATATCGCAACACCGTCTATTCCAGACATCGGGAAAATTACTCCAAATGAGAAGACTACGCTTTCCTACACAGTGTTTCTTGATCCATTGACCATCAACGACGGTCTGATGGATTCAGAGGAAGAGGAAGCCGAAGGAGGTAAGACAACCATACTGAATGCTCACACATATCTACCTAGAAGCCAGAAGAAGTCAACTAATGCATATGTCGTATCTACGACTCCTACTACATCGACAACCGCTGTGAAAACAGGAATAGCGGCACGccgaggcaaaagcaaaaaggTAAGCGAAGAGGAGTCAAATGAAAACGAACTAATGGAAACGATGCAGCGGAAGGCCAATCAAATGTTTGGCGATCTCAATGACAGCGAGGCGGATCATTTGATGAATGTGATGAAGACTGCTGACACGAATAAGTCAGTTCGCCGATTGATCTTGTTGCTCATACAAACGTGTGACGATGATTATAACAAAACGGTTGAAGACTCCAGGAAGGCACTACTCAATGCATTAATCAGCATGGACAGTCAGGAAGATGACAGTAGTGAAATTCGTATCGTGAAATCAAGATCAAGCAAAAGGACCAAGAGTACCAAAACCCCAACAACAATTTCAACAACCACCACTACTATTGCGACACCAATTACTACTTATCGAAATTCACAATTTGAGAGGCTCACCGGCACTACCGCCGAACTAGATCTGGATAGTAGAGGCAGTTTTGAGACCACAACTTCAGGTTATGAAGAAACGAAGTCAACTATTGTAGATCTATCAACAGAAACTGCTACAAGATTTTACGAAAATCGACTTGGTGATGATTCTGAAACGACCACCCCAGCAATCAGCTTGTTTCCGGAACAGTATACCACGACGGGCATTCCCACTACCACGCTTGACTATGATACCACAACAAACGCAATAACCACGACTGAGGTTCCCACAACAATGGTACCGTCTACCATATCCACTACTACACGAACGTCGGCTGAACCAACCACACCAAGGAGGAGCGCAGCCCTCAGGGAATCCCCTACTAGCAGTAGTAGGACGCAAAAGAGTCTTGGTACTGCGACCGATTACGTTGCTGAGACCAACCGCAACAGCTTCAACCATCACTCGGACACCAGGGCCCTAGAGTTACTCAGATCGCTGTATTCGTTGGCGTCTCGATGGGGCTAA